In Mucilaginibacter sp. KACC 22063, the genomic stretch AAACCATAATGGTACCGCACCCGGAATGTGGTTTATGCATCAGGGTAAGGTTTATGTATCAATGCCCGGCGTACCGTTCGAAATGCAGTATATGATGGAAGAAAGCGTTATTCCGAAATTAAAGGAACTTTATCATCTTCCGCAGATACTGCATAAAACGATATTGACAGTAGGTGAGGGCGAATCCTTCCTGGCTGAACGCATTGCCGATATTGAAGATAGTTTACCCGCTACTATAAAATTGGCCTATTTGCCTAAACTTGGTATGGTAAGGCTAAGGTTGAGTGGTTACCAGGATGCCGGTGGTGAATTACAATCTCAGATAGATCATTACGCTTCGTTAATTACAGAGCGAATTGGAAATGTGGTAGTTGCGCTTGAAGATATTGAACTTGAAAAGGCCATCCTGAATAAAATGGCCGAAAACCACCTTACCCTGTCAATTGCAGAAAGTTGCACCGGAGGTTACATATCTCATTTATTTACCAGGCATGCCGGATCGTCTGAAGTGTTTTTAGGCGGTGCTGTATCGTATTCATATGAATTAAAGGAAAGTATACTTGGCGTTCAGAATGAAACACTTTGGCAGCATGGCGCAGTAAGCGAAGAAACGGCTACTGAAATGGTTGAAGGCGCACTGTTAAACTTTAAATCAGACTTTGCTATTGCTGTTACAGGAATTGCCGGTCCGGGGGGAGAAACGCCCGACAAACCCGTTGGCACAGTTTGGATTGCGGCCGCCACAGCAGGTAAACGGATGGTAAAGAAATTCACATTTGGCAGTAAAAGGCAGCAAAATATTGAACGGGCCGCCACAGCTGCACTTGGAATGTTGAATACTTTATTAACAGATGTTCTGAAAAGCGGCGAAATAGTTTAAATTTGGCTGTTTAATTTACTAAGGTAACTCTATGTCTAACTACCAATTGTTGCTGCCGAAGATGGGTGAAAGCGTTGCTGAAGCAACCATCATCAAGTGGCTAAAAAATCCCGGAGATTATATTGAGGCGGATGAAGCTGTTTTAGAGATCGCTACTGATAAGGTAGACTCTGAAGTGCCGTCGCCTGTATCGGGTAAATTGGTAGCACAATTATATGTGGTTGATGACGTAGTACAGGTTGGTGCACCAATAGCATTAATTCAAACTGAGCAAAATGCTGCTGATTCTGAACCAGCTCCATCAGCACCACAACCTGTAGCAGAATCAGTGCCCGCGCCGCAACCAGCAATACAGCAGCCAGTGGCAGCTCAATCACCTGAGCCGGCACAAGCGCAAAATATACCCGGTGTTGATCAGTTGCAAAGCAGAACAGAACCCGCACAACAAGAACCACAAAGCCAGGCAGGATCTGGCAGATTTTATTCGCCACTTGTAAAAAGCATAGCAAGCCAGGAAGGTATTTCCCTTGCAGAACTTGATACGGTACCCGGCACAGGTGCCGAAGGACGTTTAACAAAAGACGACCTTCTCAACTACCTGCAGAATCGTAATAAACCACAACAGGCTGCACCCGCACAACAAGCGACAGCACCAGTTGCACAAGCACCTGCTGCTCCGGCACAAGAACCGGTTAAGCAGGAACATGCTCCTCAACCTGTTGCAGAGGCTCCGAAACCGCAGCCAATACAGCAACAGCCTGTGGCTCAACCTCGTTTTGAACCACCTGTTCAACAACAAGCCCCTGTACAAGCAGCGCCTCAGCCACAACATGCGCCATCAGTACAGCATGTACAAACGCCGGTATTACCGGTTGAGCAACCTGTACAACAGGTGCAACAAACAGTACCGCAGCCCGCACAGTCACAGCAACAACAACCGGTATATCAGCAGCAGCCAGCATACATGCCGCCACCGCAGCAGATGTACCAGCAACCTCAATATGTAGTTTATCAGCAGCCGCCACAGCAAATATTTGTGCAGCCGCCAACATATCAAACCCCTCCGCCGGTATATATTCAGGCTCCGCAATATCCAGAGCCGCAGTTTATACAACCTACCGAGCCTAAAAAAGCGGGTAACGGTATTTCTGTAGGCGCAGAAGATGAAGTGATTGAAATGGATCGTATGCGCAGGCTTATAGCCGAGCATATGGTAAACAGTAAGCACACTTCGCCGCACGTAACTTCGTTTATAGAAGCTGATGTTACTAACCTGGTACTATGGCGCGAGAAAGTAAAACAGCAATTTGAAAAACGCGAAGGCGAGAAGCTGACCTTCACCCCAATATTTGTGCAGGCAGTTGCACGCGCTATAAAAGAAATGCCGATGATCAATGTATCAGTTGATGGTACAAATATCATTAAGCGTAAAAATATAAATATTGGTATGGCCACCGCATTACCAAGCGGTAACCTGATTGTGCCGGTTATCCGCAAGGCTGATGAGTTAAGCCTTACAGGATTAGCCAAAGCGGTAAATGACCTTGCCGACCGTGCGCGTAAAAACAAATTGAAGCCGGAAGAAATTAAAGACGGAACCTTTACCATAACCAACGTAGGTACATTCGGCAATGTGATGGGTACACCTATCATTAACCAACCTCAGGCGGCAATACTTGCACTTGGCGCAATTAAGAAAAAGCCTGCAGTAGTAGAAACCAAGAGCGGAGATGTGATTACCATTCGTCACATGATGTTCTTGTCCTTATCTTACGATCACCGCGTGGTTGATGGCTCTTTAGGCGGCTCGTTCATCAAACGCGTTACCGATTACCTGGAAGCCTGGGATATCAATAAAGAATTATAATTCTGAAGACATTATTGTCATTCTGAGTGAAACGAAGAATCTGTTTAAATCATTTAGATTCTTCACTTCGTTCAGAATGACATTTTCATTGTTGTTTTTTTACAACCTTCTCCACAAACTCATCGGTACGGCTGAAAGTATAGCCTTTGCTTTTTACCCAGCTTATAAATTCGGTTAAACGGCTAACAAAAGCATCACCCGTATTTTTTACCACATAACCCGGAAAGTTATATTCCTGCGGTTTATTAAGGTCGGTAAACTCCCAAGGGTGGAAATAAAGGTTAAGATATCCATCTTTTTTATGCGTGATCTTACTTAGCCACTTAAGCAAGCCTATTGGCAGATTGTGAAAGCTTAACCAAAATAGTGGGAAGCGTATCAACGGCGAAACTGACGATGGTAGTTGCAATACATTTTTAAAGTAAAACCAGGTACGCGGCTTATTAAAGTTATTGTATCGGCCCGGTAAAAAAGTTGGATTGATCGAAGAGTTATAAACGTATCCAGCTTTCTCAATCTCGCTTTCATCAACGGGCATCATACGCGCCATGCGGTAGCCTTTAACTGCATGTCCGCTTATTTCTTCCAGCTTTAGCTTCGATTGTAAAAGATGTTCAGGTTTAAAATCTGAATGGTAATAACCATGTGAAGCAACCTCGTGACCGGCATCAATCATTGCTTTGATCATCTCCGGTTTATGCTGGGCATAATTGGCCGTGCAATAAAAAGTGGCTTTTATTCCGGCTTGCTTTAAGATATTCAATATCTTATTAGTGCCTTCGGTTGATACGCTTAACTGTTTATCAAATGCCAACTCTTTGCCATACTCAAACGGCATATCAAACTCTTCAATATCAAAGCTTAACAATATCATCTTTAACGCGTATCAAATTTGTAGAACGAACAATGTAATTAGGGCGCTGCTTAGCCTGCATGAACAATTTGCCAAGATACATCCCTATAATGCCCAATACCATCAACTGCACACCTCCAAAAAATACAACGGTTGCCAAAATTGATGTCCACCCCGAAACCACATGCCCCGAAAAGTAGCTGATTAAAATATAAGGAACATACAAGGTTGCTAATAACGAAAAGAACAAGCCCAAACCTGTAGCCAGATATAATGGCCTTACGCTAAAAGCAGTAATACCCTCTACCGCAAAATGCACCATCTTTTTAATGGTGTATTTGCTTTTACCCGAGAAACGTGCTTCGGCAGTGTAGTGGATGCCATATTGTTTAAAGCCGAGCCATTTAATCATGCCGCGCATAAAAATGCCGGTTTCATTAATATTGTTCAGCACGTTGGCCACCTTACGATCAATCAGCCTGAAATCGGCAGTACCTTTTTCAAGCTTGGTGTCCGAAAGCGAGTTTATCATCTTGTAAAACAGATCCGAAGACTTGGTTTTGAAGATGGTTACCTCGTCCTGGTATTCACGGCAGGTGTATACCACATCGTAGCCTTCTTCCCATTTTTGTATAAATTGCGGGATCAGTTCGGGTGGGTGCTGCATATCACCGTCAAGGCTGATGATACAGTCACCATCGGCGTAATCATAACCAGCCTTCAAGGCATTTTGGTGTCCGAAATTACGCGACAATTCAAGGTAATACAGATGATCGTCTACAGACGGCAATCCCTTTAATTTGTCGAGCGTACCGTCAGAACTTCCATCATCAACAAATATTACTTCATAATCGTATGGTAGTTGCTGTAGCATAGCTACCAGCCGACTGGCCAGCATTTCGATATTGCCGACCTCATTAAACGAAGGTACAACTACCGATATTTTTTTTCTCATTGAACAGCAACAGGTGCAACAGCGGATTGGCTGTTGAATTTTCTTGTTAAAGTTTCATATATAATCCTCAGCCATATCACAAAGCAAGGCAGTGCTTTAAAGGCATAAGGTTTTATGTAATGCTTATTAATGTATTTGGGGAAAAGGTCTGAGGGTGAAAGGCTGGTGATTAATAGCGCAAACACCAGCAAAAACACCTCAAACCCGATAACGGGCCTGTCAAGGTTCATAAACCAAATAGCTACACCGGTAAATGCAATGATATAAGTCGGCGACTCTGACCCGGTACTGAATATTACCGTAAATATTAAAGTTGAAGCCAAAAGCAGCAAACGGAAATGCGTGTTGCCAAATTCTTTTATACGGAGATAAGCAGTAGCAAAAAGCAACATGCCGGGTAATATTACAATAGCATTTGATAACTGTGGGTACTTAAATATCCGCCGGATCATACCCATTACCGATATATCCTGCATGGTAGATATGGTATTTTCCCCGTTTTTATGGGCAAGGCTTACATACCAGTCATGATAAGATTGCACTACAAATTGTGGAGAGGATATAGCCATTGGCAACACAAACAAAATGACCGACCACATGATAAACGTCCAGATGAAGCGCAACTTGTCTTTAGAAAAGAAAAAGAATGCCAGGCCAACAATACCATAAAGTTTAATCATGGTACCCGCTACAATGAGCAGGGTAGCCCACATGTCCTGTTTACGATTGACAAATACAAAGCTTAGGATAATAATAGCCGCCATTGACGGGTTAAACTGAACAGCAAATGCTGCCGTCATTAACTCGTGCGCACATATTAATAACACTGCCAAACGCTGATTAATAGTGAATGGCAACTGCCATATTGCCCAGTAAAGTATAGCCGCATTAAATAGCACCCATAAAATGGCGCCAAAACCGTCGGGTAAATAGGAGAAAGGTGCGATTAACAATCCAAATAAAGGCCCGTAATGGTTGGTGTCAAAATAGTACGGCTGTGGATTGTACAGATTTTGCTGATGCGTGAGATTTATAAATACGTATTTATAAATGAAGTAGTTATTAAAATGCCCATGTGCTACCTGTTTAATCACAGCAGCAAGACTAAGCCCAAACCATAAAACCGTTACGAAATATTTATTCAGGAAAATCTTCTCAAGCCTGGACATTAGGTTTTGTAATCACGTCGTTACAAATATAAAAAAATAAAGGTTCCGCTATGCAGAACCTTTATAAAACAACATCAGGTATTAATGAACGATGGTTTTTCGCTTCGCGTTTGACCCCTCATAGCTCGGCAACCAATCGTCCTGACTAATACGATGTACGATATTAAATGGTTGCCGGTTTTAATAAAATCTTAAAAAAAGCTTTTTATTTTCAATTATTTTATCAAAATAATAATTAAGCAGTTTGTTGCAGCTCAATAATCTTGCCTCTGACATCAGTTTTAAAAAAAGAGTTGATAATGTTGGTCAGTGCTTCTGTCTCTATCAAAAAGCCATCATGACCGTAAAATGAGTCA encodes the following:
- a CDS encoding competence/damage-inducible protein A codes for the protein MLAEIITIGDEILIGQIVDTNSAWMATRLNEAGLRIKQISSVSDDREHILKALAEAHNRANVILITGGLGPTKDDITKKTLADYFGVGFKLDEGALENVKRIFAKFNRPLLDVNYKQAEVPENCEVIQNHNGTAPGMWFMHQGKVYVSMPGVPFEMQYMMEESVIPKLKELYHLPQILHKTILTVGEGESFLAERIADIEDSLPATIKLAYLPKLGMVRLRLSGYQDAGGELQSQIDHYASLITERIGNVVVALEDIELEKAILNKMAENHLTLSIAESCTGGYISHLFTRHAGSSEVFLGGAVSYSYELKESILGVQNETLWQHGAVSEETATEMVEGALLNFKSDFAIAVTGIAGPGGETPDKPVGTVWIAAATAGKRMVKKFTFGSKRQQNIERAATAALGMLNTLLTDVLKSGEIV
- a CDS encoding polysaccharide deacetylase family protein; its protein translation is MILLSFDIEEFDMPFEYGKELAFDKQLSVSTEGTNKILNILKQAGIKATFYCTANYAQHKPEMIKAMIDAGHEVASHGYYHSDFKPEHLLQSKLKLEEISGHAVKGYRMARMMPVDESEIEKAGYVYNSSINPTFLPGRYNNFNKPRTWFYFKNVLQLPSSVSPLIRFPLFWLSFHNLPIGLLKWLSKITHKKDGYLNLYFHPWEFTDLNKPQEYNFPGYVVKNTGDAFVSRLTEFISWVKSKGYTFSRTDEFVEKVVKKQQ
- a CDS encoding glycosyltransferase family 87 protein; its protein translation is MSRLEKIFLNKYFVTVLWFGLSLAAVIKQVAHGHFNNYFIYKYVFINLTHQQNLYNPQPYYFDTNHYGPLFGLLIAPFSYLPDGFGAILWVLFNAAILYWAIWQLPFTINQRLAVLLICAHELMTAAFAVQFNPSMAAIIILSFVFVNRKQDMWATLLIVAGTMIKLYGIVGLAFFFFSKDKLRFIWTFIMWSVILFVLPMAISSPQFVVQSYHDWYVSLAHKNGENTISTMQDISVMGMIRRIFKYPQLSNAIVILPGMLLFATAYLRIKEFGNTHFRLLLLASTLIFTVIFSTGSESPTYIIAFTGVAIWFMNLDRPVIGFEVFLLVFALLITSLSPSDLFPKYINKHYIKPYAFKALPCFVIWLRIIYETLTRKFNSQSAVAPVAVQ
- a CDS encoding glycosyltransferase family 2 protein, yielding MRKKISVVVPSFNEVGNIEMLASRLVAMLQQLPYDYEVIFVDDGSSDGTLDKLKGLPSVDDHLYYLELSRNFGHQNALKAGYDYADGDCIISLDGDMQHPPELIPQFIQKWEEGYDVVYTCREYQDEVTIFKTKSSDLFYKMINSLSDTKLEKGTADFRLIDRKVANVLNNINETGIFMRGMIKWLGFKQYGIHYTAEARFSGKSKYTIKKMVHFAVEGITAFSVRPLYLATGLGLFFSLLATLYVPYILISYFSGHVVSGWTSILATVVFFGGVQLMVLGIIGMYLGKLFMQAKQRPNYIVRSTNLIRVKDDIVKL